One Aspergillus oryzae RIB40 DNA, chromosome 2 genomic window carries:
- a CDS encoding putative endosomal peripheral membrane protein (Mon2) (uncharacterized conserved protein), giving the protein MSSQLLQTELLNLIQESKRKNSDLRHAAEESLNELKALPSTSESQIAAGESSLRDLVRKPKFVDPFILACHTRHAKLAGIGVVCLQRLVASRALPSERLKDVLSGLKETTNLSLDIQLKILQSLPSLLQHYSKDLGGELLVTTLEICATLQASKTLALSSTAAATLQQLIVSTFERVLIEDKTPQESRPKVTVKIDGNTVDVGYFAHDALRVLDDLCRLADGEQLQFLRIKSLSPTFTLELIESVLVNSGRLFVGHAELAHVLRTRLMPMTVRYLSERHSFAQTIRVARILLVLLKRHMSLLPAECEMALGLLTHLLEPDGNLPWKRVLCMEVFRGLYAEPGLVRIIYSLYDGDERRKNILKEYMAALVRLASEKPSLIGVSSRSTVPSKAAHSRSITEEQITLEAGGVAGVIGTSVSSADTNVPGISSQWSIVRTPYMDLLDKTDPPPPPDTYIYSLVLNCISSFAEGLAKFILPLTVPDLKQKRRSRIGNPDQSTDSPRPSHDLQRTNSSKSAHRLNTKKSPVPLNPLDLESHSQFPAIKTCAGIIENCWPAVLAACSTFLYASLDDDFYHNLVRSFQKLAHVAGLLRLSTPRDAFLTTLGKAAMPVDASGMVPAVVASAPHHSHTAEDKRKSREMPLASPVSEAPPDAPSVSISTRNLLCLRALLNLGIALGPTLDQPAWSIILGTLQDTGLLTNAYSTGAEAPSALDGSKVSLGGEIIAVQTASAKMLESTSDYPSDSFRELLIALLDLSEATEVPQSGEASGKTTGNVPSQSRPGFVRRSTRRVSLVVGKSKTQDEELKFVLDKAGELSRANLERLSSLVESDHEAWQILTQRLMSTAADASISQNLRLRANNVLNTLVFQTMRQMGSDDDQARNSRQMRNLGTLRDQIQILYDKSACPLGSPSAPVTEIHEQSLETLKNILEQYAETFAGGWAVVFDLVSSVFGYCPVEEKGEIGAAGKSRRTTLVADSHRLIRVAYKSLQLIASDFIALLPQPCRLDLVESFSKFALQQQDFNISLTTTSSFWNVSDFLQGQIENFSIESRVDASVSEEALVELANGDDSSISRNALWLLLLLRIVDLATDNRAEIRNCAVHTLLRIFDAYGQQLSPKAWRLCLNRVLFRMTEAIELGLEEVRGQGTKKDSDELKSWVETSVVTIKGLSDLITNFFEAIIRDEEFDRSWERLLAYLKKLTALQILELSEAVYLSLSSVLVRVQAPDMFSKSSLQTTWALWLSGHPADREDLLDLDRSNQAAAIAYLQAFKEVYRLYKDDLTSDDVGKVLYNMRYLAWNSISPRYSPDIDRPSDLQSSIVDCMRTICSDKEDSQAEIMACLADFADSALTKWSPGSDPRKPTYVAFSKSIVDLLNWYITEFGIKRDIFGNGSLAAVLEHLANPILQRYEWPGKDREPMLWQKSTTTSLNTLQVAIPYVEEQYGKSNQPEISRFWKCVVDIVNGLVSARGYRTVPIPRETIFADESFDIASFSRLKTLIIPALGASTIPDAIRQDFARALLGSSFIYLPQRFDLPGKGLEDDPLKGLYDIRPGRTFDPPPTSRTKMAYTVTDTLFELASAPSKEDSKHASSRIALARSITPYLILRCAVSLKGYIADQPLRGLMPQPTPARKVLLHLLKGMVCLRSEPSAIPSPPMGMSTAVLVKESTSSSEQNYKKHLEWIYPLVVRAVQVAGRERDDGEVLQALGKVLHEVGGF; this is encoded by the exons ATGTCCTCCCAGCTTCTACAGACGGAACTCTTGAACCTTATTCAAGAgtccaagagaaagaattctGACCTCCGACAT GCGGCCGAAGAGTCTCTCAACGAGCTGAAGGCTTTGCCCTCGACTTCGGAGTCTCAAATTGCTGCCGGTGAGTCG AGCCTAAGAGATCTGGTACGCAAACCTAAATTTGTCGATCCGTTTATCTTAGCTTGCCATACGCGCCATGCAAAGCTCGCGGGCATTGGAGTTGTTTGTCTGCAAAGGCTGGTGGCATCCCGAGCGTTACCATCTGAGAGGTTGAAAGATGTCCTTAGTGGATTAAAGGAAACTACAAATTTAA GTCTGGATATACAACTCAAAATCCTACAATCTCTACCTTCTCTGCTACAGCACTACTCAAAGGACTTAGGCGGGGAGCTTCTTGTAACTACATTAGAGATCTGTGCCACTCTACAAGCAAGCAAGACCCTTGCACTGTCCAGTACAGCAGCTGCTACCTTGCAACAGTTGATAGTATCGACATTTGAGCGAGTCCTCATCGAAGACA AAACTCCCCAGGAGTCCAGGCCGAAGGTAACCGTCAAAATTGATGGAAACACTGTAGATGTTGGATACTTTGCGCACGACGCCTTACGA GTCCTGGACGATCTTTGTCGACTTGCGGATGGCGAGCAGCTGCAATTTCTACGAATCAAGTCACTATCTCCAACATTCACTCTAGAACTTATCGAAAGTGTTCTGGTCAACAGTGGCCGTCTCTTTGTTGGCCATGCCGAGCTTGCGCATGTGCTGCGAACCAGGCTTATGCCAATGACTGTGAGATATTTATCCGAAAGGCACTCTTTCGCTCAGACGATTCGAGTTGCTCGGATTCTTCTCGTCCTGCTTAAGCGTCatatgtctcttcttcccgcGGAATGTGAAATGGCTCTTGGCTTATTGACACATCTTCTTGAACCTGACGGGAATCTGCCATGGAAGCGCGTCCTTTGCATGGAAGTCTTTCGTGGACTGTATGCCGAGCCTGGTTTAGTCCGAATAATCTACTCGCTGTACGATGGTGACgagcggaggaagaatatcctcAAAGAATACATGGCTGCTCTCGTTCGTTTGGCATCTGAGAAGCCGTCGTTGATTGGCGTCAGCAGTCGGTCAACTGTGCCTTCGAAGGCCGCACACTCGAGATCTATTACTGAAGAACAGATCACTCTTGAAGCGGGTGGTGTCGCTGGCGTGATTGGAACGTCAGTCTCGTCTGCTGACACAAATGTCCCGGGTATCAGTAGTCAGTGGAGTATAGTTCGCACGCCTTACATGGACCTACTTGACAAGACTGATCCTCCACCGCCCCCAGACACTTATATTTATAGTCTCGTGCTCAATTGCATTTCTTCGTTTGCTGAAGGTCTTGCCAAGTTCATCCTTCCCCTGACTGTGCCCGATCTGAAACAAAAACGGAGAAGTCGGATTGGAAACCCAGACCAAAGTACGGATTCTCCTAGACCCTCTCATGACCTTCAAAGGACGAACTCGTCAAAAAGTGCCCACAGGCTGAATACTAAGAAATCCCCTGTGCCGCTTAACCCTTTGGACTTGGAATCTCATTCTCAATTTCCGGCAATCAAGACCTGTGCCGGAATAATTGAGAATTGCTGGCCTGCTGTCCTTGCGGCATGCTCCACCTTCTTGTATGCTTCATTAGATGACGATTTCTATCACAACCTGGTTCGATCATTTCAGAAACTGGCACATGTTGCTGGCCTCCTTAGATTATCTACCCCTAGGGATGCTTTCCTGACAACTCTTGGAAAGGCAGCTATGCCAGTTGATGCAAGCGGCATGGTCCCAGCGGTAGTCGCATCTGCTCCCCACCATAGCCATACAGCAGAggataaaaggaaaagcagagaGATGCCCCTTGCATCTCCAGTATCTGAGGCACCGCCAGATGCCCCATCGGTATCTATCAGCACGAGGAATCTGTTATGTTTGCGTGCGCTACTGAACTTGGGGATCGCTCTGGGGCCTACTTTGGACCAGCCGGCCTGGTCTATAATCCTCGGTACGCTGCAGGATACGGGCCTCTTGACAAATGCATACTCAACCGGAGCTGAAGCTCCAAGCGCGCTTGATGGTTCGAAGGTTAGCCTCGGGGGTGAGATCATTGCTGTTCAAACAGCCTCTGCTAAGATGCTTGAGAGCACGAGTGATTACCCGAGTGATTCGTTCCGGGAGCTCTTAATTGCACTCTTAGATCTTTCTGAAGCAACGGAGGTGCCTCAATCCGGAGAAGCATCTGGGAAGACAACTGGTAATGTCCCGTCACAGTCCCGACCCGGTTTCGTGCGCAGAAGTACCCGCCGTGTTTCGCTAGTCGTGGGTAAATCTAAGACCCAAGATGAAGAACTAAAGTTTGTCTTGGACAAAGCGGGTGAGCTATCAAGGGCAAACTTAGAACGCTTGTCATCACTAGTTGAGAGCGATCACGAAGCTTGGCAAATCCTGACGCAAAGACTTATGTCGACCGCGGCGGATGCATCGATTAGCCAAAACCTCCGGTTACGAGCCAACAATGTACTGAATACTCTCGTATTCCAAACTATGAGACAGATGGGCAGCGACGATGACCAAGCGCGTAACTCTCGGCAGATGAGGAACCTCGGAACGTTGAGGGATCAAATTCAAATTCTCTATGACAAAAGTGCTTGCCCACTTGGATCACCGTCTGCGCCTGTTACTGAGATCCACGAACAAAGCCTGGAGACCTTGAAAAATATCTTAGAACAATATGCGGAAACCTTCGCTGGCGGCTGGGCCGTCGTATTTGACCTTGTTTCTAGCGTGTTTGGATATTGTCcagtggaagaaaaaggggagaTTGGGGCTGCTGGCAAAAGCCGCAGAACCACTCTAGTTGCGGATTCGCATCGCCTTATCCGAGTTGCTTATAAGTCCCTGCAGCTAATCGCCTCTGACTTCATTGCACTACTTCCGCAGCCTTGTCGCTTGGATCTTGTGGAATCATTTTCAAAATTTGCTCTACAGCAACAAGACTTCAATATATCACTGACCACAACCTCGTCGTTCTGGAATGTTTCTGATTTTCTTCAGGGACAAATCGAAAACTTTTCCATTGAGTCTCGAGTCGATGCCTCCGTAAGTGAAGAGGCACTCGTGGAACTGGCTAACGGCGATGACTCCTCCATCTCTAGGAATGCGCTGTGGCTGTTACTTCTGTTGAGAATCGTAGATCTCGCAACTGATAATCGGGCTGAGATTCGAAACTGTGCAGTTCACACTCTTTTGAGGATTTTCGATGCTTATGGCCAACAGCTATCTCCTAAAGCATGGCGTCTATGTCTCAATCGCGTGTTATTTCGGATGACGGAAGCGATTGAACTGGGATTGGAAGAAGTACGGGGCCAAGGCACTAAGAAAGATTCCGACGAACTCAAGTCATGGGTGGAAACGTCTGTTGTTACTATCAAAGGACTGTCCGACCTCATCACGAACTTTTTCGAAGCAATCATTCGGGACGAGGAATTCGACCGGTCCTGGGAACGGCTCTTAGCCTACTTAAAGAAGCTAACCGCCTTGCAGATACTAGAGCTCAGTGAGGCGGTGTACCTAAGTTTGTCCAGTGTACTCGTTCGTGTGCAGGCTCCAGATATGTTTAGCAAATCGTCATTACAAACTACCTGGGCGCTATGGCTGAGCGGCCACCCTGCGGATAGGGAAGATCTTCTGGACCTGGATCGTTCGAACCAAGCCGCCGCAATCGCCTATCTACAGGCCTTTAAGGAGGTGTATCGCTTATACAAAGATGACTTGACAAGCGATGATGTTGGCAAGGTCCTCTACAATATGCGGTATCTTGCTTGGAACTCCATCTCGCCACGATATTCTCCGGATATTGATCGACCATCTGACCTGCAGTCATCGATTGTTGATTGCATGAGAACCATCTGTTCAGATAAGGAAGATTCTCAGGCAGAAATCATGGCATGTCTTGCAGACTTCGCCGACTCTGCGTTGACGAAATGGTCACCAGGGAGCGATCCGAGGAAACCAACGTACGttgccttctccaaaagCATAGTAGACCTCTTGAACTGGTATATCACCGAATTTGGTATCAAGAGGGATATATTTGGCAATGGCTCTCTGGCAGCTGTTCTTGAGCATCTCGCCAATCCAATTCTGCAAAGATATGAATGGCCTGGAAAGGACCGCGAGCCGATGTTGTGGCAAAAGTCGACAACCACATCCCTAAACACCCTCCAAGTAGCCATTCCTTATGTCGAGGAACAGTACGGAAAGTCAAATCAGCCAGAGATCTCTCGCTTCTGGAAATGTGTTGTGGACATCGTAAATGGCTTAGTCTCAGCCAGGGGTTACCGAACCGTTCCTATTCCCAGGGAAACCATATTTGCAGACGAATCCTTCGATATTGCTTCCTTCAGCCGACTGAAAaccctcatcatcccagcTCTGGGGGCATCTACCATCCCAGACGCCATCCGACAGGATTTCGCACGTGCATTATTGGGCTCTTCCTTCATCTACTTGCCCCAACGATTTGATCTCCCGGGGAAAGGCCTGGAAGATGATCCTCTTAAAGGGCTATACGACATCCGTCCCGGAAGGACGTTTGACCCCC